A single region of the Schizosaccharomyces osmophilus chromosome 3, complete sequence genome encodes:
- a CDS encoding fumarate lyase superfamily has product MPTSVFDSFVFRGIFGETKISHIWSDEYRTQQYLNWESALAKVEASLGLIPQEAAEEIRRVCEVKNIDFKKLEEETLTIGYPVLGVVHQISKLCREDAGKYCHWGATTQDVTDTVTILQILESFKIIRYFLEQAIELTETLSRKYKDTPMVGRSNLQQAVPITFGFKMARLLCTFRRHIQRLDELVPRLSVVEFGGACGTLASLGENGLKVQERLAKELGLSPPEIVWHTERDRIAEAGCFLGLVTGTLGKFACDVKLMMQNEIREVSEPYIVNRGSSSTMPQKRNPISCVYITACVSCVRQKVAALLDAMVEDHERATGTWEIEWIVLPEIFSLTGKALEHTVFVLQGLEVNPERMKTNLSLTKGLISSEAVMMKLASFLGRDEAHDLVYSLCRKANEKDQSLEEVLLQEKKVTDHLTEKQVLDLVNPANYLGQTLAMIDRVLK; this is encoded by the coding sequence ATGCCAACGAGcgtttttgattcttttgtctttcgGGGAATTTTTGGGGAAACCAAAATTAGCCATATTTGGTCGGACGAATATCGCACACAGCAATACTTAAATTGGGAGTCAGCCCTAGCGAAAGTAGAAGCTTCATTGGGACTCATACCACAAGAAGCTGCAGAGGAAATTAGGCGCGTATGCGAAGTGAAGAATattgattttaaaaaattagaagaagaaacgtTGACCATCGGATACCCCGTATTGGGCGTCGTACATCAAATTTCAAAGCTTTGTCGAGAAGATGCAGGGAAATATTGCCATTGGGGTGCAACTACACAGGATGTTACCGATACAGTTACGATACTACAAATACTAGaaagtttcaaaatcatCCGGTATTTTTTGGAGCAAGCCATTGAGCTTACAGAAACCTTGTCTCGCAAATACAAGGATACACCAATGGTGGGAAGGAGTAATTTACAGCAAGCAGTTCCCATTACGTTTGGATTTAAGATGGCCCGTCTCCTCTGTACGTTCCGTCGGCATATTCAGCGCTTGGATGAGTTAGTCCCACGTCTCTCCGTCGTGGAGTTTGGCGGCGCTTGCGGGACTCTTGCTTCTTTAGGAGAGAATGGTCTAAAAGTACAGGAACGACTTGCGAAAGAACTTGGACTGTCTCCTCCTGAAATTGTTTGGCATACAGAACGAGACCGGATTGCAGAAGCTGGATGTTTCTTAGGTCTTGTCACTGGCACTTTGGGTAAGTTTGCCTGTGATGTTAAATTGATGATGCAGAATGAAATAAGAGAAGTGAGTGAGCCCTACATTGTCAACCGAGGATCATCATCCACTATGCCCCAAAAAAGGAACCCTATTTCCTGTGTATATATTACAGCTTGCGTATCTTGTGTACGACAAAAGGTTGCGGCCTTGCTGGATGCTATGGTAGAAGACCATGAACGCGCAACTGGCACTTGGGAAATTGAATGGATTGTTTTACCGGAGATATTTTCTCTGACAGGAAAAGCATTAGAGCACACCGTGTTTGTGCTTCAGGGTTTAGAAGTAAATCCCGAGAGAATGAAAACTAATTTAAGTTTGACAAAAGGACTCATTTCCTCCGAGGCGGTGATGATGAAATTAGCGTCGTTTTTGGGGCGCGATGAAGCACACGATTTGGTTTATTCATTATGTAGAAAAGCCAACGAGAAAGATCAGTCTCTAGAAGAAGTATTGctacaagaaaagaaagtcacTGATCACTTGACAGAGAAGCAAGTGTTGGACCTCGTCAACCCAGCGAACTATTTAGGGCAAACTTTGGCAATGATTGATCGTgtcttgaaataa
- a CDS encoding aminomethyltransferase-like and DUF1989 family protein, implicated in urea metabolism has translation MAQDVTPTIAASSQRPERQKYNVPKPVPAYYPHSGSPIYADKELYARIAKAPKKLVETHTCAPRSGIAVTIPAKSVFRITTPKGPQVCDLNIWNLHNPRERFWAARTRQLHSAHVSTFDRLWSNLPYLRPLVTITADSMEARHDEWGGRVHDTLGTRCDPYVDKLISGMDNDLHCHSNLTRSVMPYGLTEFDVHDVLNVFQVTGLNEHDQYFMEACPATPSDYFECFAEQDLLIAISACPGGDLSQWGWGENEESTKESKMVDCCRPLAIEVHQLQNEKDTLKCWNPPQYINYKGNHGLRGPQ, from the coding sequence ATGGCCCAAGATGTAACACCCACTATAGCTGCATCGTCCCAACGACctgaaagacaaaaatacAATGTCCCAAAACCAGTTCCTGCTTATTACCCACATTCGGGTTCTCCTATATATGCCGACAAAGAGTTGTACGCCCGTATTGCAAAGGCCCCTAAAAAATTAGTGGAAACTCATACTTGTGCTCCTCGTTCAGGTATCGCTGTTACGATTCCTGCTAAGTCGGTGTTTCGTATCACTACACCAAAAGGTCCTCAGGTTTGTGATCTCAATATCTGGAACCTTCATAATCCCAGAGAACGCTTTTGGGCTGCTAGGACCCGTCAACTTCATTCCGCTCATGTTTCCACTTTTGACAGACTCTGGTCGAATTTGCCCTACCTGCGTCCCTTGGTTACCATCACTGCCGACTCTATGGAGGCTCGCCATGACGAGTGGGGAGGCCGAGTTCATGACACTTTAGGCACAAGATGTGATCCTTATGTAGACAAACTGATTTCGGGCATGGACAACGATTTACATTGCCATTCAAACCTAACAAGATCAGTCATGCCTTATGGCCTTACTGAATTCGATGTTCATGATGTCCTGAATGTCTTTCAAGTTACTGGCTTGAACGAACACGATCAATATTTCATGGAAGCATGCCCAGCGACCCCTTCAGACTATTTTGAGTGCTTTGCTGAACAAGATCTCCTTATCGCTATTAGCGCATGCCCTGGAGGCGACTTATCCCAATGGGGTTGGGGTGAAAATGAGGAAAGCacaaaggaaagcaaaatgGTTGATTGTTGTCGTCCCTTGGCGATTGAAGTGCATCAATTACAAAACGAGAAAGACACTCTAAAATGTTGGAACCCTCCTCAATATATCAACTATAAGGGAAATCATGGTCTTCGTGGACCCCAATAA
- a CDS encoding Schizosaccharomyces specific protein, translating to MDKSILEKFQGLLPGLRKGFLQWTVNFTNIMSGFLYIAFVVLWSISASIFRRILLPGIYLFLTISMFFIKASTMLLLIIADPAILMIQSVYWYFIRAPARFVFMVGVTLYPLYVLLSWAVFLGIVAGFLLHTLFSALDSCFTPSVDEKSNIQELPVASPIFSTLLNVHSHPESPRELADDTKSKSAATKSHKKSSSVSLNEKDGNKDKNSSQSVEKHKKEDPKFSPVETRIVAEFPIPSPARKRKHRSPKSVRSKSINA from the coding sequence ATGGATAAATCCATTTTAGAGAAATTTCAGGGACTTCTTCCTGGTCTACGCAAAGGATTTTTACAATGGACGGTGAATTTTACGAACATTATGTCTGGTTTTCTGTATATTGCATTTGTCGTTTTATGGAGCATTAGTGCCTCTATATTTCGACGGATCCTCTTGCCAGGgatttatctttttctaacaATTTCTATGTTCTTTATCAAAGCTAGTACGATGCTCCTATTGATCATTGCCGATCCTGCCATTCTCATGATACAATCTGTATACTGGTACTTTATACGTGCACCAGCTcgctttgtttttatggTAGGTGTCACCCTTTATCCATTGTATGTTTTGCTATCGTGGGCCGTTTTCCTTGGTATCGTTGCCGGGTTTCTATTGCATACACTATTTTCCGCTTTGGATTCCTGCTTTACTCCCAGTGTAGATGAAAAATCGAACATACAGGAGCTTCCTGTTGCTTCTCCAATATTTTCTACTTTATTAAATGTGCATAGCCATCCAGAATCTCCACGTGAACTTGCGGATGACACTAAATCAAAAAGCGCAGCCACCAAGTCGCATAAGAAAAGTTCTTCTGTGTCTTTGAACGAAAAGGACGGAAATAAGGACAAGAACTCTTCTCAATCAGTagaaaaacataaaaaagaagatccAAAGTTTTCGCCGGTTGAAACAAGGATTGTTGCTGAATTTCCAATCCCTTCACCAGCTAGAAAACGCAAGCATCGTTCGCCAAAATCCGTGCGAAGTAAATCGATAAATGCGTGA
- the yme1 gene encoding mitochondrial inner membrane i-AAA protease complex subunit Yme1 produces the protein MSRVLHSLPLIGVNRFLYTGCRRLQWAPFSNFIWRNRNYSIAAGLHPSKRKKLEDYEQLANENLSDPYFQARLYKELSNLYPEAIQHRYETKGVARNSICDRYYQEALLKLSHNHNLPSSFPPYLKTNLNSYPKTSNEFMKPAETMQNLHSSAHATQPSMHPMYSTPPLSSTLGSSSKTPMYVVVDEPRFTKFFRIFKFIAGISVASYFVLLGVSIFAETSGLNNIMSNSAEQEPIEERSIDVRFSDVQGVDEAKEELEEIVDFLKDPTHFTRLGGKLPRGVLLTGPPGTGKTMLARAVAGEANVPFFFMSGSQFDEMYVGVGAKRVRELFIAARKHAPAIIFIDELDAIGQKRNARDAAHMRQTLNQLLVDLDGFSKSDDIAHPVVFIGATNFPESLDPALTRPGRFDRHIHVPLPDVRGRMAILRHHTQNVPLDYTADLSIIARGTSGFAGADLANLVNQAAVRASKNHSSNVAMQDLEWSKDRILMGAERKSAVITTESKLMTAYHEGGHALVALLTRNAMRPYKATIMPRGSSLGMTISLPDMDKDSWTRDEYLAMMDVAMGGRAAEELLYGKNNITSGAHNDIDKATHVARRMVTQFGMSEQVGPVSLEADLDSLSPTTKAIVEAEIKSLLEAAYQRALSLLKSHKKELDSVANALVDYEYLTAEEMRLVMNGEKDITRAKLT, from the exons ATGTCAAGAGTCTTGCATTCACTGCCTTTAATC GGCGTCAACCGATTTCTGTACACTGGATGTCGACGGCTTCAATGGGctcctttttcaaatttcaTTTGGCGAAACCGCAACTACTCGATAGCTGCTGGTTTACACCCCAgtaaacgaaaaaaacTGGAAGACTATGAACAGTTAGCGAACGAAAATTTGTCTGACCCTTATTTTCAGGCCCGGCTATACAAGGAATTATCTAATTTATATCCCGAAGCAATCCAGCATCGCTACGAAACTAAAGGAGTAGCCAGGAATTCGATATGTGATCGATATTATCAAGAAGCTTTGCTAAAGCTATCTCATAATCATAACTTACCATCATCCTTCCCCCCTTATTTAAAAACCAACTTAAACTCTTATCCAAAAACTTCGAACGAATTCATGAAACCCGCCGAAACTATGCAAAACTTACATTCTTCTGCACATGCAACGCAACCTTCTATGCACCCAATGTATTCTACTCCTCCTCTGTCATCTACTCTGGGTTCAAGCAGTAAAACTCCAATGTACGTCGTGGTCGATGAGCCTCGCTTTACGAAGTTTTTTcgcattttcaaatttattGCTGGTATCAGTGTTGCCTCCTATTTTGTCTTGCTTGGAGTTAGTATCTTCGCTGAAACTTCCGGCCTCAATAATATCATGTCCAACTCTGCTGAACAAGAACCAATTGAGGAACGTTCTATTGATGTCCGCTTCTCGGATGTGCAAGGCGTGGACgaagcaaaggaagaacttgaagaaattgtcgattttttgaaggatccTACTCATTTTACGAGACTTGGAGGAAAGCTCCCTCGAGGTGTTTTATTGACCGGACCACCGGGAACTGGAAAAACCATGCTTGCCCGTGCTGTTGCTGGCGAAGCTAAtgttcctttcttttttatgagTGGGAGCCAGTTTGACGAAATGTATGTCGGCGTCGGTGCCAAAAGAGTTCGGGAGCTTTTTATAGCCGCTCGAAAACACGCACCTGCaatcatttttattgatgAGCTAGATGCCATAGgacaaaaaaggaatgctCGTGATGCTGCCCATATGCGTCAAACTTTGAACCAGCTTCTGGTAGATTTAGACggattttccaaaagcgATGATATAGCTCATCCTGTTGTATTCATTGGAGCTACTAACTTTCCCGAAAGTCTTGATCCAGCCTTAACACGCCCTGGACGCTTTGACCGCCATATACATGTTCCTCTTCCTGATGTTCGGGGACGTATGGCAATTCTACGCCATCACACTCAAAACGTTCCTTTAGACTACACTGCTGATCTCAGTATCATAGCACGAGGTACATCTGGATTTGCAGGAGCAGATTTAGCAAACTTGGTTAATCAAGCGGCAGTACGTGCTAGCAAGAATCATAGCTCTAATGTCGCCATGCAGGATCTTGAGTGGTCTAAGGATAGGATATTAATGGGAgctgaaagaaaaagcgcCGTGATTACCACCGAGAGCAAACTAATGACTGCGTACCATGAGGGCGGTCATGCACTAGTAGCTTTGCTAACTAGAAATGCTATGCGACCATATAAGGCCACGATCATGCCCCGAGGAAGTAGTCTTGGTATGACCATATCACTTCCGGATATGGATAAGGATAGCTGGACTCGGGATGAGTATCTTGCTATGATGGACGTTGCCATGGGAGGCCGCGCTGCTGAAGAGTTACTTTACggaaaaaataacattaCCTCCGGTGCTCATAATGACATAGACAAAGCAACACATGTTGCTAGAAGAATGGTTACTCAATTTGGCATGTCGGAACAAGTAGGACCTGTCAGCCTTGAAGCAGATTTGGATTCTCTCTCCCCTACCACCAAAGCTATAGTAGAAGCTGAAATCAAATCTTTACTGGAAGCAGCTTACCAAAGAGCCCTTTCACTTTTAAAGTCACACAAAAAAGAGCTCGATTCAGTTGCTAATGCTTTGGTTGATTACGAGTATTTAACTGCTGAGGAAATGAGACTTGTTATGAATGGCGAAAAAGATATTACAAGAGCCAAACTAACTTGA
- the ckk2 gene encoding calcium/calmodulin-dependent (CaMKK) protein kinase kinase Ckk2/Ppk34: METEKQINNVEEFLTLPLSDTSPLTEGPDEEEDFGFATNEYFAHSIIGRGSSSTVWLATKSSTNAEYAIKEFRKSLLRRQKRTDLLYGTSKQGERVPLDRVSLEKTLLQDEQADPFCYIRNELNIVQSLNHPNIVKVVEVINNEYMDMLLVVLNYCPNGKLASVDHGISFSAFPEERCRFYFRQLVICVDYIHRENVVHRDIKPDNILLDAARNLCLIDFGLAEFLPADGMVDVVSSTPAFMAPELLLCPHQKVDGRKTDFWSMGVTLYVLAFAKLPFSGFSIAEMITNIKEKDLDIPSHASDNLRNVLKKLLEKDPQLRIDTQELLKDPFVA; the protein is encoded by the exons ATGGAAACagagaaacaaataaacaacgTTGAAGAATTCTTGACATTACCACTTTCTGATACGAGTCCTTTGACGGAGGGACcagacgaagaagaagactttGGTTTTGCTACAAATGAGTATTTTGCTCATAGCATCATTGGACGTGGTTCTTCCAGTACCGTATGGTTGGCTACGAAAAGTTCTACCAATGCTGAATAT GCAATTAAAGAATTCCGTAAAAGTCTTTTGCGCCGCCAGAAAAGAACCGATTTGCTTTATGGTACAAGCAAGCAAGGTGAAAGGGTTCCTTTAGATCGTGTATCTTTGGAGAAAACACTGCTTCAAGACGAGCAGGCAGACCCATTTTGTTATATACGAAATGAGCTTAACATTGTTCAGTCATTAAATCATCCAAACATCGTCAAAGTAGTGGAAGtcataaataatgaatatATGGATATGCTACTTGTCG TATTAAATTACTGTCCTAATGGAAAATTGGCCTCTGTTGATCATGGTATATCTTTCTCTGCATTTCCAGAAGAGCGTTGCCGATTTTACTTTCGTCAGCTTGTAATTTGTGTCGATTACA TCCACAGAGAAAACGTGGTCCATAGAGATATAAAACCTGACAATATTTTGTTGGATGCTGCTCGAAATTTATGCCTTATTGATTTTGGACTAGCAGAGTTCCTTCCAGCGGATGGTATGGTCGATGTTGTATCCTCAACACCAGCTTTTATGGCACCT GAACTATTGCTTTGTCCCCATCAAAAAGTGGATGGTAGAAAAACCGATTTCTGGTCTATGGGAGTTACCCTGTATGTTTTGGCTTTCGcaaagcttcctttttccgGATTTTCAATTGCTGAAATGATTACAaacataaaagaaaaaga TCTTGATATACCTAGTCACGCAAGTGATAATCTTCGAAATGTACTAAAAAAACTACTCGAAAAGGATCCTCAACTAAGAATAGACACTCAAGAATTATTGAAGGATCCCTTCGTAGCGTAG
- the pbn1 gene encoding pig-X, glycosylphosphatidylinositol-mannosyltransferase I complex subunit: MQLLNELKSFFNKKIPSASLDFGSDSKVAGKFAVILENDVLPIGFWTFVDKDTLDSNALKAIPFLRNESFLENQKDKWMYFKEENIRYYDLSEAINESTTHGGINTSGYWEETTKSWKVMDINTRNTDLKNAYAAELEQPIGLHPKLQVNLKNLKPPNKQCTLRGVLYLPSTLFVDQYELSSMAEMRAGNLDQILRIFGETDLEAPTYTLPGTGSILWFQVFLNGTTRHNHDLRLELPLHTRYQLPTKGAVYANTSFYSPSFYWDCSSRKIPIEEESLSNLLFNRFVSPLKSLGPPSLVITIPTANVEHEQMVRWITNTVILGMFFYIVQFLLRKLKGHLKQL; encoded by the exons ATGCAGTTACTTAATGAATTAAagtccttttttaataaaaaaattccatCTGCTTCATTAGATTTCGGATCTGACTCTAAAGTTGCTGGTAAATTTGCTGTTATACTTGAAAACGATGTATTACCAATAGGCTTCTGGACTTTTGTAGACAAAGACACTTTAGACTC aaacgctttgaaagcaattccttttcttcgCAATGAGAGCTTTctagaaaatcaaaag GATAAGTGGATgtattttaaagaagaaaatatccGATATTATGATTTATCAGAAGCCATTAATGAATCAACTACTCATGGTGGCATAAATACAAGTGGATACTGGGAGGAAACAACCAAGTCCTGGAAGGTAATGGATATCAATACTAGGAACACGGACTTAAAGAATGCATATGCTGCAGAATTGGAACAACCGATAGGCTTGCATCCTAAATTACAGgtgaacttgaaaaacttgaagCCGccaaacaaacaatgtACTTTACGAGGTGTTCTCTATTTGCCCTCGACATTATTTGTTGACCAATATGAATTATCTTCTATGGCTGAAATGAGAGCCGGGAACTTGGATCAAATTCTTAGGATTTTTGGTGAAACAGACTTAGAGGCCCCAACTTATACTCTTCCCGGTACAGGAAGCATTTTATGGTTCCAGGTCTTTTTAAACGGAACAACCCGTCATAATCATGATCTCCGACTGGAGCTTCCCTTACACACACGTTATCAGTTACCCACGAAAGGAGCTGTTTATGCAAATACAAGCTTTTATTCACCTAGTTTTTATTGGGATTGTTCCAGCAGAAAGATTCCTATAGAGGAAGAGTCTCTTTCAAACTTACTTTTCAATCGTTTTGTATCTCCCTTAAAATCACTTGGACCTCCCAGTCTAGTCATAACAATTCCAACCGCCAATGTTGAGCATGAGCAAATGGTTCGATGGATAACCAACACAGTGATTCTTGGAATGTTTTTCTACATTgtacaatttcttttacgaAAACTTAAGGGACACTTAAAACAGTTATAA
- the lsm8 gene encoding Lsm2-8 complex Lsm8 — MSLADFVEKKVQVITNDGRVVLGFLRGFDHTTNLILSESIERIITLDQDAETIPLGVYLLRGENVAIVGLVNESLDADIDWEKIRGEPIPDIVH, encoded by the exons ATGAGCTTGGCTGACTTTGTTGAAA AGAAAGTTCAAGTCATTACAAATGATGGGCGTGTTGTTTTAGGCTTCTTGCGAGGATTTGACCATACAACAAATTTGATTCTTTCAGAGTCTATAGAAAGAATTATTACTTTAGACCAAGACGCAGAAACGATTCCTTTAGGTGTTTATTTGTTACGCGGTGAGAATGT AGCTATCGTTGGGCTGGTAAATGAAAGTTTGGACGCCGATATTGATTGGGAAAAAATTCGGGGTGAGCCAATTCCTGATATTGTTCATTAG
- the fap7 gene encoding RNA mimic/ribosome assembly chaperone for Rps14 — protein MATEQRDLPNIILCGTPGTGKTTLAEQLADASELEHLCMGTIVKEHHLHFGFDEKWQTYDVDEEKVLDYLEPRLIKGGCIVDWHTCGIFPEELIDLAIVLRTDHSKLWERLEARGYSLHKIQENNEAEIMQVCLEEVRESFDLKMIVELESNSTDDMESNLTRILQWIDAWKEDHVN, from the exons aTGGCTACAGAACAGAGAGACTTACCCAATATCATTCTTTGCGGCACTCCTGG TACGGGAAAAACCACCCTTGCCGAACAGCTTGCAGATGCTTCTGAACTCGAACATTTGTGCATGGGCACAATCGTAAAAGAGCATCACCTTCATTTTGGCTTTGATGAGAAATGGCAGACGTATGATGTTGATGAAGAGAAAGTCTTGGATTATCTTGAACCAAGGCTAATAAAAGGAGGCTGTATTGTTGATTGGCACACATGTGGCATATTCCCTGAAGAATTAATCGACTTGGCCATTGTCTTGAGAACTGATCATTCCAAATTATGGGAAAGACTTGAAGCTAGAGGATACTCATTGCACAAgattcaagaaaacaatgaagCTGAGATTATGCAGGTTtgtttggaagaagtaaGAGAAAGCTTTGACCTTAAAATGATCGTAGAGCTCGAAAGCAACTCAACAGACGATATGGAATCAAACTTGACTCGCATCCTTCAATGGATAGATGCTTGGAAAGAAGATCAcgtaaattaa
- the csl4 gene encoding exosome subunit Csl4: MSLVLPGQTVARGVANGEGTTTKGDFVISTRAGIFDPKTISVRFPEKIEETGILPKVGSLVLARVTRINVRQATVSISVVDDICVKEEFQGVIHVQDIRASEKNKVKVQNSFRPGDIVRGLVLSLGDGSAYFLTTARNDLGVIFAQSSETGEQMFPVDYQHMQTESGFTEQRKCAKPVLDE, from the exons ATGAGTCTCGTTTTGCCTGGACAAACTGTCGCTAGAGGTGTTGCAAATGGCGAAGGCACAACCACCAAAGGCGATTTTGTGATTTCAACTCGGGCTGGCATTTTTGATCCCAAGACAATCTCTGTTAGGTTCCCTGAAAAGATAGAAGAGACGGGAATATTACCGAAAGTTGGGTCTCTCGTTTTGGCTCGAGTGACAAGGATTAATGTTCGACAGGCTACCGTTAGCATAAGCGTTGTGGACGATATTTGTgttaaagaagaatttcaagGAGTCATTCATGTTCAGGATATTCGTGCtagtgaaaaaaataaagtgaAAGTCCAAAATTCTTTCCGACCAGGTGATATTGTTCGAGGTTTGGTG CTTTCTCTAGGAGATGGATCCGCTTATTTCTTGACCACAGCGCGCAACGACTTGGGCGTTATTTTTGCCCAATCGAGTGAAACCGGTGAACAAATGTTCCCAGTTGACTATCAACATATGCAGACAGAATCCGGATTCACTGAGCAAAGGAAATGCGCAAAGCCCGTTTTGGATGAGTAG
- the vma8 gene encoding V-type ATPase V1 subunit D — MSSGQRENVFPTRMTLTAMKTRLKGAQTGHSLLKRKSEALKKRFREIVMHIDQAKHKMGRVMQIAAFSMAEVGFAMGNNINFEVQQSVKQARLKVHSKQENISGVFLPAFETNLNENIDDFQLTGLGRGGQQIQKARQVYGKAVDTLVQLASYQSAFILLGDVLQTTNRRVNSIEHIIIPRLENTIKYIESELEELEREDFTRLKKVQKIKEEREENEAVADTKEAGANVVQATSDGEKVKPPSTEVGKQFVSETEQNTEKEDTYSLPSTSTNVSDDDKADSDEDVIF, encoded by the exons ATGTCGTCTGgacaaagagaaaatgtATTTCCTACTAGAAT GACACTTACGGCGATGAAAACCCGTCTTAAGGGAGCTCAAACAGGTCATTCTTtactaaaaagaaagtctGAGGCTTTAAAAAAGCGATTTCGCGAGATCGTTATGCATATAGATCAG GCGAAACATAAAATGGGTCGTGTCATGCAGATAGCTGCTTTCTCAATGGCAGAAGTAGGTTTTGCGATGGGAAATAACATCAATTTTGAAGTGCAGCAATCCGTGAAGCAAGCGAGACTTAAAGTTCACtcaaagcaagaaaacaTTAGCGGAGTTTTTCTTCCAGCATTTGAAACAAATCTTAATGAGAATATCGATGACTTTCAATTGACTGGTTTGGGTAGAGGAGGacaacaaattcaaaaagctCGACAAGTGTACGGAAAAGCCGTGGATACTCTCGTTCAATTAGCTTCCTATCAATCTGCATTCATTCTGTTGGGTGACGTTCTACAAACAACGAATCGACGTGTAAACTCAATTGAACATATCATCATTCCAAGACTTGAGAATACCATCAAGTATATTGAATCTGAGTTGGAAGAGCTTGAGCGTGAAGACTTTACTCGATTGAAGAAAGTCCAAAAGATTAAAGAAGAGAGAGAAGAGAATGAGGCCGTCGCAGATACTAAAGAGGCCGGTGCTAACGTAGTTCAGGCTACTTCAGATGgtgaaaaagtaaagcCTCCTTCTACTGAAGTTGGGAAGCAGTTTGTTTCAGAAACAGAGCAAAATACTGAGAAGGAAGATACTTACTCACTTCCATCAACCTCTACTAACGTTTCTGATGATGATAAGGCTGATTCTGATGAAGACGTTATCTTCTAG
- the amk2 gene encoding serine/threonine protein kinase AMPK (beta) regulatory subunit Amk2, whose protein sequence is MGNAQSQEGDSAMSRNAQSVNKPATPEKPESVPHRTQSMISIAPDDLNQDADLMDDNSSTAGATDGAQSATAAAGRNKRRSHSSTKREPYNGPYVPAVLRWRGGGEIIYVTGSFSKWKKKIQLLKTEDYTLVLQLRPGTQRFKFLVDGIWCCSSDFPTATDAEGNLYNYLEVEANEGAETGLDQRLSQVQTNFPPSEEPDSEKYVSEIPSFLSSNSLTEMKLPKPPSLPPHLEKCILNSNTAYKEDQSVLPNPNHVVLNHLAAANTQVGVLALSATTRYHRKYVTTAMFKNFDV, encoded by the exons ATGGGAAATGCTCAGTCTCAAGAAG GTGACTCGGCTATGTCACGTAACGCCCAaagtgtaaacaaaccagcCACACCAGAAAAGCCCGAGTCAGTCCCTCACAGAACCCAAAGCATGATTAGTATTGCTCCAGATGATCTCAATCAGGACGCCGACCTTATGGATGACAATTCTAGTACCGCCGGTGCAACCGATGGCGCTCAAAGTGCCACGGCCGCTGCCGGACGAAACAAGCGCCGCTCTCACTCTTCTACTAAAAGAGAACCATATAATG GTCCTTACGTCCCTGCTGTTCTTCGTTGGAGAGGCGGAGGTGAAATCATCTATGTTACGggatctttttcaaaatggaaaaagaagatccAATTGCTTAAAAC CGAGGATTATACGCTAGTATTACAGCTACGCCCCGGAACCCAACGATTTAAATTCCTCGTAGATGGTATCTGGTGCTGCTCTTCAGATTTTCCCACCGCCACAGATGCTGAAGGAAACCTATACAATTATCTTGAGGTTGAAGCCAACGAAGGTGCCGAGACTGGCCTTGATCAGAGACTGAGCCAAGTGCAAACTAACTTTCCTCCAAGTGAAGAGCCAGATTCCGAGAAATACGTTTCTGAGATACcatcttttctttcgagTAATTCTCTAACCGAAATGAAACTCCCTAAGCCTCCTTCGTTACCTCCTCATCTGGAGAAATGCATTTTAAACTCTAATACTGCTTACAAAGAAGACCAATCtgttcttccaaatccGAATCATGTCGTTTTAAATCACTTAGCTGCTGCTAATACCCAAGTGGGTGTTTTGGCTTTGAGTGCAACTACGCGCTATCATCGGAAG TACGTTACTACCGCCATGTTTAAGAATTTTGATGTGTAA